Within the Pan troglodytes isolate AG18354 chromosome 2, NHGRI_mPanTro3-v2.0_pri, whole genome shotgun sequence genome, the region ACATCTGCACACCCATGAAACATAGTAATTTAAATACAGACTTTGAATTTTAAACAAAGATGAGAGTAGGGAAGCAGCTACTTCTCCCAGCCTGTTGTTCTTGGTGAAGGTATTTATCTCAGTGGAACTAAAAGATACTCTTTCCAGCCTGAGAAAACAGAACTAATGAGGATTTAGATAAGCTGGGTGAAGAAAAGGCAAAATAGCCATTTTTCTATCTGAGTTACTACCTTCACAGGCTAACCAGATGACCTTTAGGAATACATGATATTATTTACGCTACTACACAGCTCTAATCCAGGGCCTTCAGTGCAAAGAACCACattgatatatttcaaaatatgtgcaGAATGTCTTCAGCAAAGACTAATCTGGCCAGGAAATTGAGTTAACATTGACATTCTTTATCTTGTCTGCATGAAGATGTAGTTCCCTGGAATGAATCACTAGTGAACTGAACACAATTACACTGACTTGTGCACTTGGTTTGGCAAGTTTGTTTTTGGCCATATAGTGTCTTGTCAAGCTAGCAAACCAAGCTATTAATGAGGTGCAATGTGAGGCCAAAAAGACGCTTTAGTCTTAGAGCTTGATTGGTTGTGTGACATAGGCTGCCAGGACctagttctaaatttcttttttttttttttccaaggtggagtctctctttgtcacccaggctggaatgcagtggtgcgatctcggctcactgcaacctccacctcctgggttcaggcgattctcctgcctcagcctcccaagtagctgggattacaggtgcatgccaccacacccagctaatttttgtatttttagtagagatggggtttcaccatgttggccgggctggtcttgaactcctgacctcatgatctgcctgcctcgacttcccaaagtgctgggatgacaggtgtgagccaccgcacccggccctaaatttcttttaatagaagtgcttctttaaaaaaagaagcacatAAAAATGGTGCATATTAATTGTAGCAAAGTCAGAAGGCAgataagcaaaaataagaaaataagccgagcgcggtggctcatgcctgtaatcccagcactttgggaggctgaggcagatggatcacaaggtcaggagatcgaaaccatcctggctaacatggtgaaaccctgtctctactaaaaatagaaaaaattagctggacgtggtggtgggcacctgtggtcccagctactaggaaggctgaggcaggagaatggcgtgaacccgggaggcggagcttgcagtaagccgagatcgtgccactgtactccagcctgggcaacagagcagactccgtctcaaaaaaaaaagaaagaaaagaaaagaaaagaaaactcaccaGTAATCCCAGTCAACCAGAAGTATGAACCAAAATGTTCAGTTGttactttttaagaatttttatgataaaaaagtaaattatatatgtagtgctttaaaacctgatttttttttcattaatggtGTACCATGAGCATCTTTAGTTGTTAGTAAATATAGCATCATTATTATGGGCTGTATAGAATTATCATTGGCCATACCTTAGTTTACTCAATCTTCTATTGACATTTAGATCACCTCCAGctttttgctcttattttttaaaaaagaaaaaagccatagTGAACAATTTTTGCTAAACATTATACCCATACTTAATTTCTTAAGGTAAATACCTATAATTAATAACCAATGTGTAAGGAGATATTGTGACACTAcatattctgttctttttgaaGCCCACTAGCATTTTAACATTTAATGTGATTTTCTAACTCTATTATTCCTTCCGTATTTACTTATCAGTTGGCATTCTACTCTAAAGagcttctcttctccctttttaaaaaatttatattagtaTGTACTCAAGGATTTTTATTCTACCcattgtgtttctttttggggtgttgaaaatgttctataattaGATTGTATGATGGTTGTATAACTGAATATACTGAAAATCATTGACTTGTACAGTTTAAATGTGTGAATAGtaatggcatgtgaattatatctcaacaaagctgttaAAAAGTCAGCAGCAACCATTTTGATGTGATGATCAGGAGAACTTCATGATCAATTACTCTATTTTCCTGGGTACACCTTTCCACCCCCCAACCTGCTGCATGCCAGCCTCCAAAATCCCTGCATAGCTCAGCTCCCATGGGTTTAAATTTTCATGATACTCCTTTGAGCTAGTGAACATTGTAATACCTGTCTGGACCCAGTTTGTTTCACGTGATCAGAATTCCAGGGAAAAACAGCACTTTCCTTTCACTCattaaataatttgtcttttctccACCCCAGTTGCTTAAtgtcagtttctccatctgaggAGGACACTGTGAATCTTTATGTTGCAGAATTCTATAGAAGGGTAGGAAGATTCATGCCAGCTACTGTGGAAAGGGCTGAGATTCCAGAAGATGCTACTTTTGCCTGTTTTCTGGCTAGTATGCTTCTTGGCTTGGCACCCAAACAGCAGTGCGGAATGTTAGGCAAAGCTGTGAGCAAAGACACATTGATCCTGGTCTCCATTTGGCTGTTCTGAGATTTGGCTGTATTCTTTACTGACTTACAGAGACAGGATATTAACACTATTATCCTCAAAACTCAGACATTTTATCTCTTCCACCACACTTTTGCCTGAGCTATGAGAGTGCACACACCAAAGAGGACCCCTTCACTTGTGGAGTTTACCACATCCATTATCTGTCTCCTGTTTTCCTTTGTTCCTACAGTTTATGTCCCTTCCTCCATCTGAAGAAGGAGGAACTAGCTGGTAACTGAATAACTTGAAAATGCCATGTGTTCAGGGAATATCACTACATTCGTATGCAATTAAACCACCACAGTACTACTTGACTCTGCATAACCAGATCCTGTATTTAAAAGGACCTAGATCCTGACGCAAATCaatgtgaatttcttttttgttttgacagcACCCTTACATCTATCGGGTTACCTTTGCCACAGCTAATGAATCCTCAGCGTTGCTAATTAGGATGTTTAACGAAAAGGGAACATTGAAGGATCTGATCTACAAGGTACCTGTGCAAGTTCATGGTCATAAGGAATTCTCAAGTTCCTTTAGAACCTGTTATTGATACTTAGTCTCTAAGACTCCAGAGGCTAGGCCCTGAGGATTTGATGttagttttgattttatttggaatttatttttattcatgcaATAAAAACTCTACTTAGTTTGGTTAAAGAGCATTCCTTTTCCCATGTGAGGAAAGGTTGAACATTTAATAATTATGTCCATTACATGGCAAGCTGTTCTCTTAGGTCAGTTTTTAAGTTTGTGTTTTGCGCTTAACAAAGCAGTACTGAAGAATTCGAACAATATGCAAGACTTTGGGGTCTGCTAAGGGCAAGACCAGGCACATCTTCACTGGGCTAGAGAAGGGATGGAACCTGGGTCAGCCTCTTTCTATCAACAATGCAGActgttgtattttaaaaactcacatcTTGCAGCTGGCCATCTCTGGCGCCCCTAGCCTCTGTAGAATCCTGCCTGGTCAGGGAGTCTGTGTGCAGATATTGGCCCCTCTGCTGCTTTCTTAcgtgttctttgttcttttccaaaGGCAAAACCAAAAGACCCATTTCTAAAGAAGTACTGCAACCCTAAGAAGATTCAGGGCCTGGAACTCcagcaaataaaaacatatggaCGGCAAATATTAGAGGTAAGAGGTACTTTTGTTTAAGTTGCATTCAAATTTCATCCAAAATTGCATTATTCACCTGGAAAAGTTCTTAAGTAATATCCAAAATTACTTAAGTTGTCTGATTACTTATAAACTGATTGCATTGTCATATTTTGcctcaaaaagtaaatatttgagaCTAAGGCAACAGTCACTTAAGTCTACAAAATTCTTAAAGCTTTAGCTATTGCAATTTAGTGTCTGAGTTTTAAGAACTTTACTGTGTGGATACCAACTTTTATATTATCTTTGGTTGCTCTTTATCCCCATGCCAAGGTTTTTGATTTTGTTATGTCATATGCATAGCCATATGGCTCCCTTACAGAAGTATAACCAACAGTGAGAAGCCTTTCCGACATCACCCTCTAGATCAGGATTCTCCAAGCTTCTGGGATTATGCAACCTTATCAGTAATAACCAGTTTAATATCCCAATGTTATGTCTATTTAACTATAAATTATATGCGTGTactatgcacatacatatatgtgtatgtgtgtatatatattatatttgtttGGATGGAGACAGCATACtagtaatatattttgtatattataagttaaaaaaataacatttttaaaaaacaacaactatgAAGAGAAGttgtaatattttcttctagtcctTAGTGAATTGCTCTGGGCACCCCACTTGCCTATCACTGCTCTAGTTCACCAGGACATTGCAGGGCTATATCTAAGCATCTCTCTTACTGGGTAAGCCACTGATTATTTATATGGCAGCGGAAATATTTACTGCTTTTTCTGGGATCCTGTTGTGTGTTCCTATTAATAAACAGCTAAATATATTTGGAGGAGAGACTGAACTAGAGATGTTTTCTAGTTCAACCCCTTTTTCTGAATTACTGGCAGAAGCACTGATAAGATAGCTTCACTCATCTATGCAGGATGATCAAGACTTTGCCCTGAAGAGAGCTGGCCTATTGGAATCAGAAAGTGCTTAAAGCAGAGCCTTTTGGCATCAGAGTTATTAATTCCAAGCATATGCAGGCTGCTTCTCTATTCTTTTGAGGAAAGAAAGAACTGATGTTGCATCTCACAGCCTCAAAACTGGAAAGCATTCAGCTTCACTTCCTTTTCCAAACAAATGGGTAGAGGTGGCATTTTTCTTCAGGAATCTTCTCAGTGAcctgtttggttttgtttcaaaatatattgacTAAAAAACAAAGTTTAACTTGTCTTATATCTGAATGAGTTTGGGGAAAATGTAACTTTCCCATATGTTTTGATAGGTACTGAAGTTTCTTCACGACAAGGGATTCCCTTATGGGCATCTTCACGCCTCCAATGTGATGCTCGATGGGGACACTTGCCGGCTGCTAGACCTTGAGAATTCCTTATTGGGCCTGCCTTCCTTCTACCGATCTTATTTTTCACAATTCAGGAAAATCAATGTAAGTTGCTAAAGTAATGAAATAGCAGGTTCATTTTTAGGTGTCAATTATCCCCATGATCTGCCCATGTAGGAAATATGCACCAAGTAGTGAAAGGTATAGTTGGGACAGGCCTTGCCGGTCAGCTCTTGGAGCGTTGCTGTatctctgggaggctgagttgaaATGGCGGGTGGGGTAAGGAGGGAGGTGGACTCACTGATTGGAAAACTGTGGAGGGTCGGACCAAGACCTTTGGGATACCTCATGAGGTTTTACAGAAGGCTTTGGAGTTGCATTTACGTTACCAATTAGGAGCGGGGCTATCCCTGGGGTTTGTTTCTCAGAGAAGCCTTGGGGCAGGAGCGCGGGGGTCCACAAAGCCAAAGTGAAGGGTGAACACGCTGCTACTCTTTCTTCCACAGACATTGGAAAGTGTGGATGTCCACTGCTTTGGCCACTTACTGTATGAAATGACTTATGGACGACCGCCAGACTCGGTGCCTGTGGactccttccctcctgccccgTCCATGGCTGTGGGTCAGTATGGGGTTGGGAAGGGTCTTCTGGGCCCTGGTAGTGTGCAGAGCCACTCATCCCCTTTCCAGAGTCCAGGAAAGACCCAGAGGAAGTTGCTGTCCTCCACAGCCAGAAATtcttacaaaatttaaaagtagacCAAATTTGAGTAGTTTACTTAAATACACTTCTGTGAAAATTCAGGTGGCTTGTCCATTTGCCAGGCTATCTGAAATTTCTGGGAACTTTTTGCAAAATGCTTTAGAGCTTTGGAAGCAGGAGGATGTAAAGAGAAGTATGGCCTGCATGAGTGTGATGCAGAAGCTAGAGCCAGGCAACTTGAAGCCAGTCTTGAGGACTCAGGCAGGTGTCAGACGTCAGATCAAGACTGAAGTGAGACTTGTAAGAAacaagagaggccaggcatggtggctcacacctgtaatcccagcactttggaaggccgaggtgggtggatcacatgaggtcaggagtttgagaccagcctggccaacataatgaaaccccatctgtactaaaaatacaaaaattagctgggcgtggaggtgcatgcctgtaatcccagctttttgggaggctgaggcacgagaattgcttgaacccgcctcttgggaggtggaggttgcagtgagccgagactgcgccactgcactccagcctgggcgacacagcaagactctgcctcaaacaaaaacaaaacaaaacaagaatgccaTAGGCCAGAAGCCTAGTAGATAAGAGCCTAGCAGGCCCAGACctagggcaggcaggcaggaatgCAGACACCAAGACAAATTGGATCCAGGAGCTCTTACAGCATTACCTGCGGGGGCTGAGGGGAGCTGGAGGACAAGTGAGAGCACCTTTAGGAAGGAGGGATGCAGGAACTGGTACAGACTCATCCAGGACCCTTTCATCCCCTCCACAGCCAGGCTGGCACCCACAGCTGGAGcagagagaggggagggcagggtaGCTCTTGGACCCCTGTGCCTTGGAGATACTCAAGTCCACCCTTCACCAAGCGTTATTGTGTCAAAAGAGGCAATTCAAGAGAACAGGCCCTGGGACTATATTGTGTTGAATTTGAACCGCTGAAACTGAACAGTGACCTGTGGGTAGAAAAATCTGGCTGCTCCTGTTAATAGCATCCAAGGTGTTGGATGATGAGATATCAACAATTGGCATTTTGTGTGCTGGTTTTGATGAGAAGCAGGCAAGCAGCAAAATGTCTTTCAAGTTCAGAATTTTACTTCTGTGTAGTGTTTACATCTCTTTCAAGAGAACAAACACTTTTATGAATGATATCTTGAATCCTTCCTCCAAttatctttgaaatatatttagcTTTCTGTCAGCATGTAGTTTCTAAACCATTTCTTTTGAGTCATCGGTAACGCCAGTGTTGCCAGCATTCCCCCACCCCACGTATGCCATCTGTCTGTGTGTGAAGATTTTTGACACTGTCCTGATCAGCCCGCAGACAGTTATTGCAAAGTGGTGTTAAACTTTTCATCAGCAAGTGGATTTGCCAGCGTGTTCTGTGGAACTAAAATGTGTATCTGTTCATTTCAAGTGGCCGTGTTGGAGTCTACGCTGTCTTGTGAAGCCTGTAAAAATGGCATGCCTACCATCTCCCGGCTCTTACAGATGCCGTAAGTCAATCATATGCGTTGGTTGTAATCTTGATAACTATGTTGAACACCAGACCACTGTGTCCAAGCACCTGGTACTGTAGTAAAGACTCTTGCGGTCCCT harbors:
- the PXK gene encoding PX domain-containing protein kinase-like protein isoform X27, with translation MFFRSEPKWEVVEPLKDIGWRIRKKYFLMKIKNQPKERLVLSWADLGPDKYLSDKDFQCLIKLLPSCLHPYIYRVTFATANESSALLIRMFNEKGTLKDLIYKAKPKDPFLKKYCNPKKIQGLELQQIKTYGRQILEVLKFLHDKGFPYGHLHASNVMLDGDTCRLLDLENSLLGLPSFYRSYFSQFRKINTLESVDVHCFGHLLYEMTYGRPPDSVPVDSFPPAPSMAVVAVLESTLSCEACKNGMPTISRLLQMPLFSDVLLTTSEKPQFKIPTKLKEALRIAKECIEKRLIEEQKQIHQHRRLTRAQSHHGSEEERKKRKILARKKSKRSALENSEEHSAKYSNSNNSAGSGASSPLTSPSSPTPPSTSEHAPF
- the PXK gene encoding PX domain-containing protein kinase-like protein isoform X29, translating into MFFRSEPKWEVVEPLKDIGWRIRKKYFLMKIKNQPKERLVLSWADLGPDKYLSDKDFQCLIKLLPSCLHPYIYRVTFATANESSALLIRMFNEKGTLKDLIYKAKPKDPFLKKYCNPKKIQGLELQQIKTYGRQILEVLKFLHDKGFPYGHLHASNVMLDGDTCRLLDLENSLLGLPSFYRSYFSQFRKINTLESVDVHCFGHLLYEMTYGRPPDSVPVDSFPPAPSMAVVAVLESTLSCEACKNGMPTISRLLQMPLFSDVLLTTSEKPQFKIPTKLKEALRIAKECIEKRLIEEQKQIHQHRRLTRAQSHHGSEEERKKRKILARKKSKRSALENSEEHSAKYSNSNNSGSGASSPLTSPSSPTPPSTSEHAPF
- the PXK gene encoding PX domain-containing protein kinase-like protein isoform X28, whose product is MFFRSEPKWEVVEPLKDIGWRIRKKYFLMKIKNQPKERLVLSWADLGPDKYLSDKDFQCLIKLLPSCLHPYIYRVTFATANESSALLIRMFNEKGTLKDLIYKAKPKDPFLKKYCNPKKIQGLELQQIKTYGRQILEVLKFLHDKGFPYGHLHASNVMLDGDTCRLLDLENSLLGLPSFYRSYFSQFRKINTLESVDVHCFGHLLYEMTYGRPPDSVPVDSFPPAPSMAVVAVLESTLSCEACKNGMPTISRLLQMPLFSDVLLTTSEKPQFKIPTKLKEALRIAKECIEKRLIEEQKQIHQHRRLTRAQSHHGSEEERKKRKILARKKSKRSALENSEEHSAKYSNSNNSGSGASSPLTSPSSPTPPSTSVEHAPF